Part of the Antedon mediterranea chromosome 6, ecAntMedi1.1, whole genome shotgun sequence genome, TTTCAATAAATCGCCCAACATACTCGACTTTTCAAAATGAGGTAATATCGCTATATGTGAACGTATATCACATTATTATCCTCTTATGCTGTCATAGGACGaagttatgtaaaaaatataacaaggtTGTAATTTGCCCATTTTTCCACACAATCTCTGTGCTtttgtacagggatttttttttaaaattgcccaaaatacaaacttttcaaaATGCGGTAATATCGCTATATGTGAACGTATATCACATTATTATCCTCTTATGCTGTCATAGGACaaagttatgtaaaaaaataacaagGTTGTAATTTGcccatttttcgacaaaatccctgtgctatagtacagggatttttcaaaaaatcgcccaaaacacaaactttaaaaaatactgttaTATCGCTATATGTGCACGGACATCGCATTTTTATCCTCTTATACTGTCATAGGACgaagttatgtaaaaaaataacaagGTTGTAATTTgtccatttttttacaaaatccctgtgctatagtacaggATTTTTCAATAAATCGCCCAACATACTCGACTTTTCAAAATGAGGTAATATCGCTATATGTGCACGTATATCACGTTATTATCCTCTCATGCTGTCATAGGACGaagttatgtaaaaaatataacaaggtTGTAATTTGCCCATTTTTCCACACAATCTctgtgctatagtacagggattttttttaaaatcggccaaaacacaaactaaaaaaaaaaaataatatcgcTATATGTGCACGGACATCGAATTATTATCCTCTTATACTGTCATAGGACGAAGTTATGTGAAAAAATAACAAGGTTTTAATTTgcccatttttggaaaaaatccttgtGCTATAGTACATGAATTTTTCCAAAAATCGCCcaaaatacaaacttttcaaaATGCGGTAATATCGCTTTATGTGCACTTATATCACGTTATTATCCTCTTATACTGTCATAGGACaaagttatgtaaaaaaataacaatgttgTAATTTCTCCTTTTTTGACAAAATCCCTGTGCAATATCGCTATATGTGCacgcattattattatttgcgaATCGGAATTTTGCTACAgacaaatttaatttcaaaaatatgatttattggTCCTCATTGActgttaaaatacaatttctttaaatataaataaaattactttataattaattaacaagaTATTTTGGTAATACTTATATATTGTTACAAAACCTCATGTTGTCATGAGCATGTTTAGACTGACCTGCCACTACTTCTACCAAGGATTATATTCAGAGATATTTGGCACCaataaagaaattaatcttcacacactaataattataattggtACATGATCAACATAAAATAACTGTGCTTCTTCTCAGAGCAGCACACATCAACACAGTATACACTGTTAGGAAATTCTGCACCATAAACAAATTAGATTCTGTCAAAGTCAACACAGCAAACAATCAACTATCATCTATTTAATACTTGGCCTCTCATAGGTCACTCAGTTAATAAGTTAAAATAATACTTAAAAATCATACACAAGCTTACAGACATTACCTGTAAGCCTCTAAAAACAAGTAAACATGAAATTGTTtctgatatattttttattataaacattttaaaacttaataattaaGTGAGCACAGTCTATCACATCTTAATTATTTCAAAGATTTAGACAAATGTTTGCTTGTAACTGTCAGATTCTGATGTTTTTTCATCCACTTCACCAGGTATTTCTCCATTTGTAGCGTTGGTTGCCAAGTCTGGAACTTTCTCATCCGCCATCACCTCAACATATTCATGAAGTGTATTTTCTGGTAGTGCATTGCTTTGCAGAAGCTTTGGTCCAGTCAACATGATTAGGATTGCACCAATAGGAGCAGTGAGGAGGATGACAAGAACTGCTATTGTTAAGATCTGTGAATGTAAAGATTGCACCAATAGGAACAGTGAGGAGAATGACAAGAACTGCTATTGTTAAGATCTGTGAATGTAAAGATTGCACCAATAGGAGCAGTGAGGAGAATGACAAGAACTGCTATTGTTAAGATCTGTGGATGTAAAGATTGCACCAATAGGAACAGTGAGGAGAATGACAAGAACTGATATTGTTAAGATTTGTGAATGTATTGTAAAGATTGCACCAATAGGAGCAGTGAGGAGAATGACAAGAACTGCTATTGTTAAGATCTGTGAATGTAAAGATTGTACCAATAGGAAGAGTGAGGAGAATGACAAGAACTGATATTGTTAAGATTTGTGAATGTAAAGATTGCACCAATAGGAGCAGTGAGGAGAATGATAAGAACTGCTATTGTTAAGATCTGTGAATGTAAAGATTGTACCAATAGGAACAGTGAGGAGAATGACAAGAACTGCTATTGTTAAGATCTGTGAATGTAAAGATTGCACCAATAGGAAGAGTGAGGAGAATGACAAGAACTGCTATTGTTAAGATCTGTGAATGTAAAGATTGCACCAATAGGAGCAGTGAGGAGAATGACAAGAACTGCTATTGTTAAGATCTGTGGATGTAAAGATTGCACCAATAGGAACAGTGAGGAGAATGACAAGAACTGCTATTGTTAAGATCTGTGAATGTAAAGATTGCACCAATAGGAACAGTGAGGAGAATGACAAGAACTGCTATTGTTAAGATCTGTGAATGTAAAGATTGCACCAATAGGAGCAGTGAGGAGGATGACAAGAACTGCTATTGTTAAGATCTGTGGATGTAAAGATTGCACCAATAGGAACAGTGAGGAGAATGACAAGAACTGCTATTGTTAAGATCTGTGAATGTAAAGATTGCACCAATAGGAGCAGTGAGGAGAATGACAAGAACTGCTATTGTTAAGATCTGTGAATGTAAAGATTGTACCAATAGGAAGAGTGAGGAGAATGACAAGAACTGATATTGTTAAGATTTGTGAATGTAAAGATTGCACCAATAGGAGCAGTGAGGAGAATGACAAGAACTGCTATTGTTAAGATCTGTGAATGTAAAGATTGCACCAATAGGAACAGTGAGGAGAATGACAAGAACTGCTATTGTTAAGATCTGTGAATGTAAAGATTGCACCAATAGGAGCAGTGAGGAGAATGACAAGAACTGCTATTGTTAAGATCTGTGAATGTAAAGATTGCACCAATAGGAGCAGTGAGGAGAATGACAAGAACTGCTATTGTTAAGATCTGTGAATGTAAAGATTGCACCAATAGGAGCAGTGAGGAGAATGACAAGAACTGCTATTGTTAAGATCTGTGGATGTAAAGATTGCACCAATAGGAGCAGTGAGGAGAATGACAAGAACTGCTATTGTTAAGATCTGTGGATGTAAAGATTGCACCAATAGGAACAGTGAGGAGAATGACAGGAACTGCTATTGTTAAGATCTGTGAATGTAAAGATTGCACCAATAGGAGCAGTGAGGAGAATGACAAGAACTAATATTGTTATGATCTGTGGAGGTTAAGATTGCATCAATAGGAGCAGTGAGGAGAATGACAAGAACTGCTATTTTTAAGATCTGTGAATGTAAAGATTGCACCAATAGGAAGAGTGAGGAGAATGACAAGAACTGATATTGTTAAGATTTGTGAATGTAAAGATTGCACCAATAGTAACAGTCAGCAGAATGACAAGAACTGCTATTGTTAAGATCTGTGAATGTAAAGATTGCACCAAGAAAAGATCTGTGAATGATATCTTTGTTTTCTacacgatttttttttttttttaaatagaactGGAATTTACAATATGTTACTATCAAGAGGCTTAAAGTACAAATTAGGTTACCTCAAAACAAgattaatgtaaataatgtgtATAAGATAAGCCTACtaagcaaaataaacaataacaaacatgaTCAAAAAAATTTAGATTACTAAACAATATTGCATCATTTTAGGATAGATATCAGAGCTATCTATAAACCCAGATCTATAGCTGCTGGCAATAGTCCAGGTTTACTTCCTAATCATTTCTAATAGGTGCATTGAGcaataaaacaattgtatttaaCTTTGGTTTATGTTTATAGCAGTATTAAATATGCTGTCaaacaaaatactgtaatttacatGCTAAATGTATACAATGTCTTACTTGTCTTCCCAGATCTTCAAGGTGTTCTTCAGCCCCACGTTCTCTTGCTGTATCCAAAGCAACTGATCCAATTGCAGCCTGTAATCAATAACATTTTATCCTTCTTATAATCTTTTTAGTAACATTTAAGATATTCGATTTAGTTGTGATGTTAGTATTTATAGTCTTTGCATAGTAAGTATATATTGtggaattatcaaaatgtaCTGCTTCTCATGTAATAAAAgtatatttgtaaattataatcaattttcCTTGACATTCTACGGTATTCTTGCTACCGTTATAATAACAgttctataaatatttttagGAAACAATATATTTTCCAACGTAACAATCTACTGAGTGACATACCTGTACTGTAGCCTTAGGTAGCCAGGCTATTGCAACAAACACCTTCTCTTTAATAGTAAGACCAGCACCACTCACAGCCAGTATGGAGACTAATATTCGAGCAGTAAGACCAGTAAAAACAACAGCCAAACCTAGACCTATAAGCATACAATTGGTCATTTTTTAGGTGCGAGAGCTTCTACTGTATGATAAACACAGCAATTATTTATGAGAAAACTCAATATCTGCAGTCAATTCTTGCATTCAAATTTATCATACACATATTAAAAGTTTACGAAATGTTCCTTACCAATTGATGATGGTTCAAGGTAGCTTAGTTTGACCTCTGCACCAATAAGGCCAAAAAGTAAAGGTTGAAATATTATCCACATGAATTCCATCAATTTTTCAATTGGTTCCTAAAAGACAAAGGAAAAGAACAAAGGCTATACTTTTGAATCCTTCATCAATGAATTTGAACTAAGATTACCATTGTTATAAATGATTAACACAAAACAAAGTTAAGCTACACAAGGCAGTCAAAGAGAGACACTACCGAtgtctattttattttaggttaTGTTGCAAGACGTCTTTATTATTTACCTTATTTGGTTTCCAACCGTATCCAGCCACAAAAGCCATCGTAAGGCAACCTAAAGCACCTGCACCAGACAACTCGGCAACATTACTcccaaaaatataaaacagaCCTGTACAAAACAGAAGCAGGAATCTCATAAACGAAACTTTAACcttgaaaaaagaaaaacaaggaATGGGAATTGAGAACGATTTGACTTCCACATTAGATGACATTATTGGTTGGCAAAGCAGAAGGTAGGCATTTAAGTGtacaaattatttacctgattTTGATTTGGTATATACCAAAGAATGACACCAGACAAAACACCAACACTAACCCCAATGATTAACTCAAGTGGACCACGAAAAATGCTGTACAACAAGTTtcctaccaaaaaaaaaaaaaaaaaaatgacaataaatttcATTTCCCAAGATTTAAATTAGgtgaaattaattattttgaaactaGCAAGCATTCAAGTACTActaaataaaactataaaataaaatgattccttacatttttttcaattttataaatcaaaaaCCATAACACAAAACAACCTGTATGCACAAAATATGGTAATGGCAGGGACATCCTGCAAAATAAGCATTCACTCTACCCCTAAGATATATCTTTAGGCAATGATAGTATACCTGTTGAAAATGCTGATCCAAGTAGCACACCAAACACACTAATGGCAAGGACGTCATCACAACTAGCTGCAGCTATCACCAGTGTTGGGATACCTTTAGTGACTCCATATCCTCTATCTTGTAAACTTAGAAGGGTTGGTACAATCACAGCAGGCGTTACTGCTCCCAAGACAAACCTGATATAGAACAAAGTATTTCATTGGTCAAGTACATACTTAAAATCATAATCTTCCACATGGCACAAACAATACATGTATGTCTAACAacaattatgttaaaatgtttgaaaaatagacaATGGTTTTTATACTACTGTAGGTATGTTATAAACATGTAGGGCCGGGTTATTTGTACACAACATgatcattataataatagataggGATAACCCATTTAAACTGCCTCAGGTACACTCTAAATATTATTGCAGTTTACTTTCAATTAACCACAGGCGGATCCAAAGGGGTCTGtctaatttgtttataaaataaaatgtacacaatAGATTCAGCACTTCATTTTACAAATGTTAGGTCCTAGCCATCCACCATCTCGATTTAAAAATCCTGGATTCACCAATGTTACTGGTAGAAGCTAATTCCAAGTTTGTGTTGAGTTACatggtaataaaaaataatccctAAATATACTATACCCCAACATAAATCCCCACACCCATGGGAAGCCCAGCAACAGGTTTGCAGTAATGCCTACTGTAACTGCTTCAGCTACACACGGCATACAGCATAAACGGACACATACACAACTGAGACGCCGTAGTGCGTCAgcatctaggcctagccctgcaCGAATCAGAATAACAACCAATGCCATGCTGCGCAGAGATGATGACCATTCTGGGTAAATATCCTCAGCAAAGTTGATAGCTGGTACATTTCCAAGTAAAAATCCAACAATTAACATTCCTAAAATGAACAATCAATAAgcgaaatataaaacattttaatattgatagatAACAGTGTttcctaaaaaataatttattataattagcTATACAAAGGCCATAAAGCCATTAAAATCGATCCTTTATATTAAATCTTCTAAAATAGgatcatataataattatgataatgctGGTGATAATGATGTTGTCTTCTTAAATTcagtttttaaaacataaaataacaattcACTTTCAGCCAAAATTAAAGATGGAATACATAATATCAATAATGATGCTGATATTGATGATGTTGAGCATGAGGGTTAACAATGGCTTAGTAGTTTTAAACATCCAgtcaaaagctctgtctacactatcaaattagtttgacaacaaagcgtgatgtgcccaattatgctagtaatatgacatcattatgatcatacatgggcacatcacattttgtttttacttaaagtttgatagtgtagacagagcttaatgtaaTATTTCAAGGAAAATATTTGCGTTTAAGATTTTTCTGTAGATTGAAAATACTGTTTCTTTAATGTCTCTTAATCACACAGATCATATTTGAATCTAAAAAATTCAGAACATAATCCATTTTATTACATTGTTCTTCTTTAAACTTACCAAGAAGTTCGGGTAGCTTAATCAGTTGTATAAGAACACCACCAAGTTGACAAAGAACAACCAAAAGAAAGAGTCCAAATAAGTTTCCCCCAGGAAGCGCCTCCTCTCCTGTTATTGCCCACAGCATGCCCCAGCTTACACCCAATAGCAGAACACACAGCAAAAGGTTAGAGAATGTTCCATGAGGAGGGCACATCATTGCATATTTAAGCCGTTGCATTATGGTGGGATTTTGTCTGTGTTTATAATACTTTGACATCCATGGCTTAAAAGCAACCATGTAAGATTGTTTACAGTTACTGCAGCAACCATTGCTCTTGTCATCTTTTGAATTTTCGTTTAATTTTATGTTTCTTTCACAATTGATTTGCCCATCATCACTAATTGTGGCCAATCTTATTTGTATAGAATTTATTGTGTTGTTATCTGTCTCCTCCATCTTTCTGTTTGTAGCCTCCATAGATGCCATATCTTTgtaaaaattgtgaaaaaaagTGTCATGACACTAGTGATAATaaagaattaaattatttacaaacCACTAAAGCCTCCTTCATTTGATTTAGCACACTAAATTAGAAAATATACactaaaaaatagaaaaaaaaaatttactgaTTAACACTATATTAATATACTTTCCTTTACAAAAATGAAAGTATAGTATTATTAACTAAACATTTTAGGCTAGCTAGGAAAGGAGTTGAAACACAATGCCATTTTATGTTGTTGAGTGGAATAGATTTCTTAGACTGGTGGTGGACCATTGTCACTTATCAGTATGTCGGGTATACAATATCGTCCAATGTGTCTCATCAATTTGTCAATGACTGATTTTGCAGTGGTGGAGTGTAGATGGTGGAGTGTAGATGGTCTACTTCCCAAAAATTGGAGTAGTAGAATACTGTTATCAAGTAGTCCTTTCCATTAAAATGGAACAAATCAACTCCAATTTTTTCCCATGGGCGTTCAGGAAACTCATGACTCTTTAGTGACTTTGATGCTTGAGAGATACTATGCTAATTGCATGTTTCGCACCGTTCTATGCACTGCTTGACTTCTTCATTCATGTTGGGCCTGTAGACTTGTTCTCTAGCTCGGCGTAATGTTGATTCAACACCATGTGACCAATGTGGAGGTATTGATAGATTTTCCCCCGAAAGACTAAATCATCGTATATGCTTAGCCCATCTCTCATGCTGAAGTATGGTTTCAGTCTCTGGTCTAGCTGATTCTTATGATCAGGCCATCTGTTTCAGATGCAATTCTTCAGCATATGCTGGACCTCGTCATGTGCCATTTTGTGGCCTGGGAGGGTTAAATGTTGTACAGCGTTTAACTACCTCAAGTCTGCAATGAGATTGTTTCGTCCTTGCATGTACTTGATCATAGCATCATAAGCTAAAGCACGAAGGAGCATCGATGGTGTTCTCGTCTTAGGTAATTTTTTAGGTTGCCGGGGTCTATGCATATTCTGAGGCTACCAGATTTCTTTTTGGCCACTGACATCTGACTCACCCAATCAGTTGGCTCGTTTATTCTGCTTAAAATGTTCTGTTCGACCATTTTTCCAATTTTCATTTTCACCTCAGGTTTGAGGGCTTCAGGAATACCTCTTGGTGGTCTTACAATGGGCATGCTATCTTTACTTATAGTGATGTGAACTTTACCTCCAGGTAGGACTCCTGTCTTTGTGTCATCAAATACCTCCTTATATTCTTGAATGAAGCCAGGTAGAGTGTACTTTTGTAGTTATCTGTCTGTTATCAATCCCATTTGTTCGGTTGCCGTTCATCTTAAGATAGGCGTAAAGTCTTTCTCCACGACCACACAATGAAAATTGTACTGCTTCCCATTCGaggttttttttattggttatccgcacttggcggataaccccttgttattgtcaggattttttttctatcttattcttctttctttcccagaattctgtgtcacgtgtatctcttATCAACAttacattgtataactttaacTGTAGAAGTGCAGGAAACTATTAAtttcaactttctacgcgtttcatgtaattttaagcgtgtcaaaaattcccacgtgctGGAatctgttgaattgtagatacgaattcatgtacaaattttgagcatcggatgttgtgatgacatcatatggccagttgaattataaaagtcatattttcatattttgcgtcatagttcatgacatttaaaagagcgtgcATCTATATTCTACGTATCTAAATTTTTTCAACACGTtaataatatgttgttgctcagataattCCCACCCAAAATTGCAATCtatgtgtttcattttgatgacgccATCATGTTAAAATTTGGAATAAAAGGGGGGTCCcattattttcacctattctgcactgtacatttagta contains:
- the LOC140051968 gene encoding sodium/hydrogen exchanger 9B2-like, with the translated sequence MEETDNNTINSIQIRLATISDDGQINCERNIKLNENSKDDKSNGCCSNCKQSYMVAFKPWMSKYYKHRQNPTIMQRLKYAMMCPPHGTFSNLLLCVLLLGVSWGMLWAITGEEALPGGNLFGLFLLVVLCQLGGVLIQLIKLPELLGMLIVGFLLGNVPAINFAEDIYPEWSSSLRSMALVVILIRAGLGLDADALRRLSCVCVRLCCMPCVAEAVTVGITANLLLGFPWVWGFMLGFVLGAVTPAVIVPTLLSLQDRGYGVTKGIPTLVIAAASCDDVLAISVFGVLLGSAFSTGNLLYSIFRGPLELIIGVSVGVLSGVILWYIPNQNQVKVSFMRFLLLFCTGLFYIFGSNVAELSGAGALGCLTMAFVAGYGWKPNKEPIEKLMEFMWIIFQPLLFGLIGAEVKLSYLEPSSIGLGLAVVFTGLTARILVSILAVSGAGLTIKEKVFVAIAWLPKATVQAAIGSVALDTARERGAEEHLEDLGRQILTIAVLVILLTAPIGAILIMLTGPKLLQSNALPENTLHEYVEVMADEKVPDLATNATNGEIPGEVDEKTSESDSYKQTFV